One Podarcis raffonei isolate rPodRaf1 chromosome 3, rPodRaf1.pri, whole genome shotgun sequence genomic region harbors:
- the SANBR gene encoding SANT and BTB domain regulator of class switch recombination isoform X1: protein MSRGYSENNNFPYDNNQMVLDMILCSLFSVPQPINWDNVARLVPGYSSRECAKRFDELKSSGSSPVDNQYSPLMASGGSPMETLAGYIKSSLLDSQEELQEPPSEKDAISVNGRPSVASSRNCSAESEKGPAHKGGENADETQGPNMVIHVCDEAKNLKEDFVCPRDLLISEMKYFAEYLSVDAQRWEEVDISVHCDVHIFNWLIRYVKRNTKEYEVHEIPALEPSNVISILISSEFLKMDSLVEKCINYCHKNMSAIVATPCNMNCINSNLLTRIADLFTHNEIEEVKDKKDKFKSKLFCKKIERLFDLDYQNPDSQGSAATLYRCCLCKKLLIKDTERRIPCVPGKINVDQHGNIIYVHIRDKSWDVHEYLLSLFEELKSWRDVYWRLWGTINWLICSRCNQTFLCTEFSHCQYHPQPVVYPGVAGALGSNGTGVYPCCNQKVLRFDPAPLPKGCKVRDHVIGLPAGGEGVDAVPYQTAKILNDLTQHRNVIVVPFEKDQNSDSGIGLSDEKSIECDVLLEPNAPWGPRTGEINAFLSLKNWTLQLKQQLLLSEDDEYTTGSEVTEDEVGDEEEVYKKPAGRKERSKKSHRHPKKQVSSPSVQKKEKNLEKQTNSRDASPFIVSMQQNKWDASRSLRFNQDAQREEDQRRMVEITGHLIKMRLGELDRTKSKENKESAAGIYARLEAQIRAAAQVNTRQNVPEKNMRIKSRFGQGRPT from the exons ATGAGCCGTGGATATTCAGAAAACAATAACTTCCCATACGACAATAATCAAATGGTTTTGGATATGATCCTCTGCTCTTTATTCAGTGTCCCTCAGCCTATCAATTGGGACAACGTGGCAAGGCTGGTTCCTGGCTATTCATCTCGAGAG TGTGCAAAAAGGTTTGACGAACTGAAAAGCAGTGGGAGTTCTCCAGTTGATAACCAGTACAGTCCACTAATGGCCAGTGGTGGGAGCCCTATGGAAACACTGGCTGGTTATATCAAATCATCGCTTCTTGATTCCCAGGAAGAGTTACAAGAGCCTCCTAGTGAAAAAGATGCAATTTCTGTAAATG GAAGGCCAAGTGTAGCTTCCTCAAGGAATTGCTCTGCAGAAAGTGAGAAGGGCCCTGCACATAAAGGTGGAGAAAATGCTGATGAAACACAAGG GCCAAATATGGTGATCCATGTGTGTGATGAAGCAAAAAATCTGAAAGAAGATTTTGTTTGTCCGCGAGATCTGTTGATTTCTGAAATGAAGTACTTTGCTGAATATCTGTCTGTGGATGCCCAGCGCTGGGAAGAAGTGGACATTTCAGTTCACTGTGACGTTCACATCTTTAACTGGTTGATAAGATATGTTAAAAGGAACACTAAGGAGTATGAGGTGCATGAAATACCTGCCTTAG AACCAAGCAATGTCATTTCAATTCTTATTTCCTCTGAGTTTCTGAAGATGGATTCTTTA GTGGAGAAATGTATTAATTATTGCCACAAGAATATGAGTGCCATCGTAGCCACGCCGTGCAATATGAACTGCATCAATTCTAATCTCCTAACGCGCATAGCGGATCTTTTCACACATAATGAAATAGAGGAGGTGAAGGACAAGAAAGATAAATTTAAGag CAAACTTTTCTGTAAGAAGATAGAGAGATTGTTTGACCTAGACTACCAGAACCCAGATTCTCAGGGAAGCGCAGCAACCCTGTACAG gtgcTGCTTATGTAAGAAACTCCTAATTAAGGACACTGAAAGAAGAATCCCATGTGTTCCTGGAAAGATCAATGTAGATCAGCATGGAAACATTATCTATGTACACATAAG AGATAAATCTTGGGATGTGCATGAGTATTTGCTGAGTCTTTTTGAAGAATTAAAATCTTGGCGAGATGTGTATTGGCGCCTTTGGGGAACTATCAATTGGCTGATCTGTTCAAGATGTAATCAA ACTTTCCTGTGTACTGAATTCTCCCATTGCCAATACCACCCTCAGCCAGTTGTCTACCCTGGCGTGGCAGGTGCTCTTGGTTCCAATGGTACCGGAGTGTATCCCTGCTGTAACCAGAAGGTTCTGAGATTTGATCCTGCTCCTCTTCCAAAA GGATGCAAAGTAAGGGACCATGTGATTGGCTTGCCTGCTGGAGGAGAAGGTGTTGATGCTGTTCCCTACCAGACTGCTAAAATACTGAACGATCTGACTCAGCACAGAAATGTCATTGTTGTGCCTTTTGAAAAAGACCAAAACAG TGATTCTGGAATTGGACTGAGTGACGAGAAGAGCATTGAATGTGATGTGCTATTGGAGCCAAATGCACCGTGGGGCCCCAGAACAGGAGAAATTAATGCT tTCCTTTCTCTGAAAAACTGGACCCTCCAGCTG AAACAACAGTTGTTGCTTTCAGAAGATGATGAATACACCACTGGCTCTGAGGTCACAGAGGATGAAGTAGGCGATGAGGAAGAAGTATACAAGAAACCAG CAGGAAGAAAAGAGCGGTCAAAGAAATCCCACAGACATCCAAAGAAGCAAGTGTCTTCACCCAGTGttcaaaagaaggaaaagaatctGGAGAAG CAGACTAATTCCAGAGATGCATCTCCTTTTAT TGTGAGCATGCAGCAGAATAAGTGGGACGCATCCAGATCACTTAGATTCAACCAGGATGCTCAGAGAGAGGAAG
- the SANBR gene encoding SANT and BTB domain regulator of class switch recombination isoform X2, translating to MSRGYSENNNFPYDNNQMVLDMILCSLFSVPQPINWDNVARLVPGYSSRECAKRFDELKSSGSSPVDNQYSPLMASGGSPMETLAGYIKSSLLDSQEELQEPPSEKDAISVNGRPSVASSRNCSAESEKGPAHKGGENADETQGPNMVIHVCDEAKNLKEDFVCPRDLLISEMKYFAEYLSVDAQRWEEVDISVHCDVHIFNWLIRYVKRNTKEYEVHEIPALEPSNVISILISSEFLKMDSLVEKCINYCHKNMSAIVATPCNMNCINSNLLTRIADLFTHNEIEEVKDKKDKFKSKLFCKKIERLFDLDYQNPDSQGSAATLYRCCLCKKLLIKDTERRIPCVPGKINVDQHGNIIYVHIRDKSWDVHEYLLSLFEELKSWRDVYWRLWGTINWLICSRCNQTFLCTEFSHCQYHPQPVVYPGVAGALGSNGTGVYPCCNQKVLRFDPAPLPKGCKVRDHVIGLPAGGEGVDAVPYQTAKILNDLTQHRNVIVVPFEKDQNSDSGIGLSDEKSIECDVLLEPNAPWGPRTGEINAFLSLKNWTLQLKQQLLLSEDDEYTTGSEVTEDEVGDEEEVYKKPAGRKERSKKSHRHPKKQVSSPSVQKKEKNLEKTNSRDASPFIVSMQQNKWDASRSLRFNQDAQREEDQRRMVEITGHLIKMRLGELDRTKSKENKESAAGIYARLEAQIRAAAQVNTRQNVPEKNMRIKSRFGQGRPT from the exons ATGAGCCGTGGATATTCAGAAAACAATAACTTCCCATACGACAATAATCAAATGGTTTTGGATATGATCCTCTGCTCTTTATTCAGTGTCCCTCAGCCTATCAATTGGGACAACGTGGCAAGGCTGGTTCCTGGCTATTCATCTCGAGAG TGTGCAAAAAGGTTTGACGAACTGAAAAGCAGTGGGAGTTCTCCAGTTGATAACCAGTACAGTCCACTAATGGCCAGTGGTGGGAGCCCTATGGAAACACTGGCTGGTTATATCAAATCATCGCTTCTTGATTCCCAGGAAGAGTTACAAGAGCCTCCTAGTGAAAAAGATGCAATTTCTGTAAATG GAAGGCCAAGTGTAGCTTCCTCAAGGAATTGCTCTGCAGAAAGTGAGAAGGGCCCTGCACATAAAGGTGGAGAAAATGCTGATGAAACACAAGG GCCAAATATGGTGATCCATGTGTGTGATGAAGCAAAAAATCTGAAAGAAGATTTTGTTTGTCCGCGAGATCTGTTGATTTCTGAAATGAAGTACTTTGCTGAATATCTGTCTGTGGATGCCCAGCGCTGGGAAGAAGTGGACATTTCAGTTCACTGTGACGTTCACATCTTTAACTGGTTGATAAGATATGTTAAAAGGAACACTAAGGAGTATGAGGTGCATGAAATACCTGCCTTAG AACCAAGCAATGTCATTTCAATTCTTATTTCCTCTGAGTTTCTGAAGATGGATTCTTTA GTGGAGAAATGTATTAATTATTGCCACAAGAATATGAGTGCCATCGTAGCCACGCCGTGCAATATGAACTGCATCAATTCTAATCTCCTAACGCGCATAGCGGATCTTTTCACACATAATGAAATAGAGGAGGTGAAGGACAAGAAAGATAAATTTAAGag CAAACTTTTCTGTAAGAAGATAGAGAGATTGTTTGACCTAGACTACCAGAACCCAGATTCTCAGGGAAGCGCAGCAACCCTGTACAG gtgcTGCTTATGTAAGAAACTCCTAATTAAGGACACTGAAAGAAGAATCCCATGTGTTCCTGGAAAGATCAATGTAGATCAGCATGGAAACATTATCTATGTACACATAAG AGATAAATCTTGGGATGTGCATGAGTATTTGCTGAGTCTTTTTGAAGAATTAAAATCTTGGCGAGATGTGTATTGGCGCCTTTGGGGAACTATCAATTGGCTGATCTGTTCAAGATGTAATCAA ACTTTCCTGTGTACTGAATTCTCCCATTGCCAATACCACCCTCAGCCAGTTGTCTACCCTGGCGTGGCAGGTGCTCTTGGTTCCAATGGTACCGGAGTGTATCCCTGCTGTAACCAGAAGGTTCTGAGATTTGATCCTGCTCCTCTTCCAAAA GGATGCAAAGTAAGGGACCATGTGATTGGCTTGCCTGCTGGAGGAGAAGGTGTTGATGCTGTTCCCTACCAGACTGCTAAAATACTGAACGATCTGACTCAGCACAGAAATGTCATTGTTGTGCCTTTTGAAAAAGACCAAAACAG TGATTCTGGAATTGGACTGAGTGACGAGAAGAGCATTGAATGTGATGTGCTATTGGAGCCAAATGCACCGTGGGGCCCCAGAACAGGAGAAATTAATGCT tTCCTTTCTCTGAAAAACTGGACCCTCCAGCTG AAACAACAGTTGTTGCTTTCAGAAGATGATGAATACACCACTGGCTCTGAGGTCACAGAGGATGAAGTAGGCGATGAGGAAGAAGTATACAAGAAACCAG CAGGAAGAAAAGAGCGGTCAAAGAAATCCCACAGACATCCAAAGAAGCAAGTGTCTTCACCCAGTGttcaaaagaaggaaaagaatctGGAGAAG ACTAATTCCAGAGATGCATCTCCTTTTAT TGTGAGCATGCAGCAGAATAAGTGGGACGCATCCAGATCACTTAGATTCAACCAGGATGCTCAGAGAGAGGAAG
- the SANBR gene encoding SANT and BTB domain regulator of class switch recombination isoform X3 encodes MSRGYSENNNFPYDNNQMVLDMILCSLFSVPQPINWDNVARLVPGYSSRECAKRFDELKSSGSSPVDNQYSPLMASGGSPMETLAGYIKSSLLDSQEELQEPPSEKDAISVNGRPSVASSRNCSAESEKGPAHKGGENADETQGPNMVIHVCDEAKNLKEDFVCPRDLLISEMKYFAEYLSVDAQRWEEVDISVHCDVHIFNWLIRYVKRNTKEYEVHEIPALEPSNVISILISSEFLKMDSLVEKCINYCHKNMSAIVATPCNMNCINSNLLTRIADLFTHNEIEEVKDKKDKFKSKLFCKKIERLFDLDYQNPDSQGSAATLYRCCLCKKLLIKDTERRIPCVPGKINVDQHGNIIYVHIRDKSWDVHEYLLSLFEELKSWRDVYWRLWGTINWLICSRCNQTFLCTEFSHCQYHPQPVVYPGVAGALGSNGTGVYPCCNQKVLRFDPAPLPKGCKVRDHVIGLPAGGEGVDAVPYQTAKILNDLTQHRNVIVVPFEKDQNSDSGIGLSDEKSIECDVLLEPNAPWGPRTGEINAFLSLKNWTLQLKQQLLLSEDDEYTTGSEVTEDEVGDEEEVYKKPGRKERSKKSHRHPKKQVSSPSVQKKEKNLEKQTNSRDASPFIVSMQQNKWDASRSLRFNQDAQREEDQRRMVEITGHLIKMRLGELDRTKSKENKESAAGIYARLEAQIRAAAQVNTRQNVPEKNMRIKSRFGQGRPT; translated from the exons ATGAGCCGTGGATATTCAGAAAACAATAACTTCCCATACGACAATAATCAAATGGTTTTGGATATGATCCTCTGCTCTTTATTCAGTGTCCCTCAGCCTATCAATTGGGACAACGTGGCAAGGCTGGTTCCTGGCTATTCATCTCGAGAG TGTGCAAAAAGGTTTGACGAACTGAAAAGCAGTGGGAGTTCTCCAGTTGATAACCAGTACAGTCCACTAATGGCCAGTGGTGGGAGCCCTATGGAAACACTGGCTGGTTATATCAAATCATCGCTTCTTGATTCCCAGGAAGAGTTACAAGAGCCTCCTAGTGAAAAAGATGCAATTTCTGTAAATG GAAGGCCAAGTGTAGCTTCCTCAAGGAATTGCTCTGCAGAAAGTGAGAAGGGCCCTGCACATAAAGGTGGAGAAAATGCTGATGAAACACAAGG GCCAAATATGGTGATCCATGTGTGTGATGAAGCAAAAAATCTGAAAGAAGATTTTGTTTGTCCGCGAGATCTGTTGATTTCTGAAATGAAGTACTTTGCTGAATATCTGTCTGTGGATGCCCAGCGCTGGGAAGAAGTGGACATTTCAGTTCACTGTGACGTTCACATCTTTAACTGGTTGATAAGATATGTTAAAAGGAACACTAAGGAGTATGAGGTGCATGAAATACCTGCCTTAG AACCAAGCAATGTCATTTCAATTCTTATTTCCTCTGAGTTTCTGAAGATGGATTCTTTA GTGGAGAAATGTATTAATTATTGCCACAAGAATATGAGTGCCATCGTAGCCACGCCGTGCAATATGAACTGCATCAATTCTAATCTCCTAACGCGCATAGCGGATCTTTTCACACATAATGAAATAGAGGAGGTGAAGGACAAGAAAGATAAATTTAAGag CAAACTTTTCTGTAAGAAGATAGAGAGATTGTTTGACCTAGACTACCAGAACCCAGATTCTCAGGGAAGCGCAGCAACCCTGTACAG gtgcTGCTTATGTAAGAAACTCCTAATTAAGGACACTGAAAGAAGAATCCCATGTGTTCCTGGAAAGATCAATGTAGATCAGCATGGAAACATTATCTATGTACACATAAG AGATAAATCTTGGGATGTGCATGAGTATTTGCTGAGTCTTTTTGAAGAATTAAAATCTTGGCGAGATGTGTATTGGCGCCTTTGGGGAACTATCAATTGGCTGATCTGTTCAAGATGTAATCAA ACTTTCCTGTGTACTGAATTCTCCCATTGCCAATACCACCCTCAGCCAGTTGTCTACCCTGGCGTGGCAGGTGCTCTTGGTTCCAATGGTACCGGAGTGTATCCCTGCTGTAACCAGAAGGTTCTGAGATTTGATCCTGCTCCTCTTCCAAAA GGATGCAAAGTAAGGGACCATGTGATTGGCTTGCCTGCTGGAGGAGAAGGTGTTGATGCTGTTCCCTACCAGACTGCTAAAATACTGAACGATCTGACTCAGCACAGAAATGTCATTGTTGTGCCTTTTGAAAAAGACCAAAACAG TGATTCTGGAATTGGACTGAGTGACGAGAAGAGCATTGAATGTGATGTGCTATTGGAGCCAAATGCACCGTGGGGCCCCAGAACAGGAGAAATTAATGCT tTCCTTTCTCTGAAAAACTGGACCCTCCAGCTG AAACAACAGTTGTTGCTTTCAGAAGATGATGAATACACCACTGGCTCTGAGGTCACAGAGGATGAAGTAGGCGATGAGGAAGAAGTATACAAGAAACCAG GAAGAAAAGAGCGGTCAAAGAAATCCCACAGACATCCAAAGAAGCAAGTGTCTTCACCCAGTGttcaaaagaaggaaaagaatctGGAGAAG CAGACTAATTCCAGAGATGCATCTCCTTTTAT TGTGAGCATGCAGCAGAATAAGTGGGACGCATCCAGATCACTTAGATTCAACCAGGATGCTCAGAGAGAGGAAG
- the SANBR gene encoding SANT and BTB domain regulator of class switch recombination isoform X4: MSRGYSENNNFPYDNNQMVLDMILCSLFSVPQPINWDNVARLVPGYSSRECAKRFDELKSSGSSPVDNQYSPLMASGGSPMETLAGYIKSSLLDSQEELQEPPSEKDAISVNGRPSVASSRNCSAESEKGPAHKGGENADETQGPNMVIHVCDEAKNLKEDFVCPRDLLISEMKYFAEYLSVDAQRWEEVDISVHCDVHIFNWLIRYVKRNTKEYEVHEIPALEPSNVISILISSEFLKMDSLVEKCINYCHKNMSAIVATPCNMNCINSNLLTRIADLFTHNEIEEVKDKKDKFKSKLFCKKIERLFDLDYQNPDSQGSAATLYRCCLCKKLLIKDTERRIPCVPGKINVDQHGNIIYVHIRDKSWDVHEYLLSLFEELKSWRDVYWRLWGTINWLICSRCNQTFLCTEFSHCQYHPQPVVYPGVAGALGSNGTGVYPCCNQKVLRFDPAPLPKGCKVRDHVIGLPAGGEGVDAVPYQTAKILNDLTQHRNVIVVPFEKDQNSDSGIGLSDEKSIECDVLLEPNAPWGPRTGEINAFLSLKNWTLQLKQQLLLSEDDEYTTGSEVTEDEVGDEEEVYKKPGRKERSKKSHRHPKKQVSSPSVQKKEKNLEKTNSRDASPFIVSMQQNKWDASRSLRFNQDAQREEDQRRMVEITGHLIKMRLGELDRTKSKENKESAAGIYARLEAQIRAAAQVNTRQNVPEKNMRIKSRFGQGRPT, translated from the exons ATGAGCCGTGGATATTCAGAAAACAATAACTTCCCATACGACAATAATCAAATGGTTTTGGATATGATCCTCTGCTCTTTATTCAGTGTCCCTCAGCCTATCAATTGGGACAACGTGGCAAGGCTGGTTCCTGGCTATTCATCTCGAGAG TGTGCAAAAAGGTTTGACGAACTGAAAAGCAGTGGGAGTTCTCCAGTTGATAACCAGTACAGTCCACTAATGGCCAGTGGTGGGAGCCCTATGGAAACACTGGCTGGTTATATCAAATCATCGCTTCTTGATTCCCAGGAAGAGTTACAAGAGCCTCCTAGTGAAAAAGATGCAATTTCTGTAAATG GAAGGCCAAGTGTAGCTTCCTCAAGGAATTGCTCTGCAGAAAGTGAGAAGGGCCCTGCACATAAAGGTGGAGAAAATGCTGATGAAACACAAGG GCCAAATATGGTGATCCATGTGTGTGATGAAGCAAAAAATCTGAAAGAAGATTTTGTTTGTCCGCGAGATCTGTTGATTTCTGAAATGAAGTACTTTGCTGAATATCTGTCTGTGGATGCCCAGCGCTGGGAAGAAGTGGACATTTCAGTTCACTGTGACGTTCACATCTTTAACTGGTTGATAAGATATGTTAAAAGGAACACTAAGGAGTATGAGGTGCATGAAATACCTGCCTTAG AACCAAGCAATGTCATTTCAATTCTTATTTCCTCTGAGTTTCTGAAGATGGATTCTTTA GTGGAGAAATGTATTAATTATTGCCACAAGAATATGAGTGCCATCGTAGCCACGCCGTGCAATATGAACTGCATCAATTCTAATCTCCTAACGCGCATAGCGGATCTTTTCACACATAATGAAATAGAGGAGGTGAAGGACAAGAAAGATAAATTTAAGag CAAACTTTTCTGTAAGAAGATAGAGAGATTGTTTGACCTAGACTACCAGAACCCAGATTCTCAGGGAAGCGCAGCAACCCTGTACAG gtgcTGCTTATGTAAGAAACTCCTAATTAAGGACACTGAAAGAAGAATCCCATGTGTTCCTGGAAAGATCAATGTAGATCAGCATGGAAACATTATCTATGTACACATAAG AGATAAATCTTGGGATGTGCATGAGTATTTGCTGAGTCTTTTTGAAGAATTAAAATCTTGGCGAGATGTGTATTGGCGCCTTTGGGGAACTATCAATTGGCTGATCTGTTCAAGATGTAATCAA ACTTTCCTGTGTACTGAATTCTCCCATTGCCAATACCACCCTCAGCCAGTTGTCTACCCTGGCGTGGCAGGTGCTCTTGGTTCCAATGGTACCGGAGTGTATCCCTGCTGTAACCAGAAGGTTCTGAGATTTGATCCTGCTCCTCTTCCAAAA GGATGCAAAGTAAGGGACCATGTGATTGGCTTGCCTGCTGGAGGAGAAGGTGTTGATGCTGTTCCCTACCAGACTGCTAAAATACTGAACGATCTGACTCAGCACAGAAATGTCATTGTTGTGCCTTTTGAAAAAGACCAAAACAG TGATTCTGGAATTGGACTGAGTGACGAGAAGAGCATTGAATGTGATGTGCTATTGGAGCCAAATGCACCGTGGGGCCCCAGAACAGGAGAAATTAATGCT tTCCTTTCTCTGAAAAACTGGACCCTCCAGCTG AAACAACAGTTGTTGCTTTCAGAAGATGATGAATACACCACTGGCTCTGAGGTCACAGAGGATGAAGTAGGCGATGAGGAAGAAGTATACAAGAAACCAG GAAGAAAAGAGCGGTCAAAGAAATCCCACAGACATCCAAAGAAGCAAGTGTCTTCACCCAGTGttcaaaagaaggaaaagaatctGGAGAAG ACTAATTCCAGAGATGCATCTCCTTTTAT TGTGAGCATGCAGCAGAATAAGTGGGACGCATCCAGATCACTTAGATTCAACCAGGATGCTCAGAGAGAGGAAG